Proteins from one Streptomyces sp. NBC_00289 genomic window:
- a CDS encoding N-acetylmuramoyl-L-alanine amidase codes for MATPLSAAKTLAALKAEGLSVHEHAGWTTHNRDSATGKSFGPVIGVLIHHTAGHGDKELCFKGRSDLPGPLCHAWLGKTDGLWMIGHGRANHAGSVDLDVLNALREEEKLPHDNQANADGNDCLYGLEIENLGDGKDPYPDAQYEKAVLWAAALCRAHGWSEKSVAGHKEVQPGKIDPSFDMDDFRADVKKQLASKVGKPTPSKPSSPGKPRVDLSRLAKAAKTDPGAKQGHVSYMAGTNLTEAALVKLGYLAKTYAGDGSFGSTTIAAYAKWQRHLGYTGTDANGIPGKISLSKLGDRTGLFTVVA; via the coding sequence ATGGCCACACCCTTGTCCGCCGCGAAAACGCTTGCTGCGTTAAAGGCCGAGGGTCTCAGCGTCCACGAACACGCCGGCTGGACCACCCACAACCGCGACTCGGCGACCGGCAAGTCCTTCGGTCCCGTGATCGGCGTACTGATCCACCACACCGCCGGTCACGGCGACAAGGAGCTCTGCTTCAAGGGCAGGTCCGACCTTCCCGGCCCGCTCTGCCACGCCTGGCTCGGCAAGACCGACGGCCTGTGGATGATCGGCCACGGCCGCGCCAACCACGCCGGATCCGTCGACCTCGACGTCCTCAACGCGCTGCGCGAGGAGGAAAAGCTGCCGCACGACAACCAGGCCAACGCCGACGGCAACGACTGCCTGTACGGCCTGGAGATCGAGAACCTCGGCGACGGCAAGGACCCGTACCCGGACGCGCAGTACGAGAAGGCCGTGCTGTGGGCGGCGGCCCTGTGCCGGGCCCACGGGTGGTCCGAGAAGTCCGTCGCCGGACACAAGGAGGTCCAGCCCGGCAAGATCGACCCCAGTTTCGACATGGACGACTTCCGTGCCGACGTGAAGAAGCAACTCGCTTCCAAGGTCGGCAAACCGACGCCGTCCAAGCCGAGCAGCCCCGGCAAGCCCCGGGTCGACCTGTCCCGCCTCGCCAAGGCCGCGAAGACCGACCCCGGCGCCAAGCAGGGCCACGTCAGCTACATGGCGGGGACCAACCTCACCGAGGCGGCCCTGGTCAAACTGGGCTATCTCGCCAAGACGTACGCGGGTGACGGTTCCTTCGGCTCGACCACCATCGCCGCCTACGCCAAGTGGCAGCGCCACCTCGGCTACACCGGCACCGACGCCAACGGCATCCCCGGCAAGATCTCGCTGAGCAAACTCGGCGATCGCACCGGCCTGTTCACCGTCGTCGCCTGA
- a CDS encoding DUF4232 domain-containing protein — translation MIAASAALVVTGCQGDDGGDGVGSGTVAGSSSGAASVSVSPSGSAGGGVSEPGKGGASTSASASASTSASASASASSGSVGGAVEACAAAGLEAAARQAADRPDGTGTGAVVVGFTNVSGTSCVLGGHPSVAGAGNGSPEHNSPLAVTRTGSAPSVRVAPGGTAWVKLTFVQVQGEGDGYCVSGADPVVYPTLVVGLPGAGKHQVALDDGVFAECDDTVTATAVSLAKPS, via the coding sequence GTGATCGCGGCCTCGGCCGCGCTGGTGGTCACCGGGTGCCAGGGCGACGACGGTGGTGACGGTGTCGGCTCCGGGACCGTGGCCGGGTCGTCCTCGGGTGCGGCGAGCGTCTCGGTGTCGCCGTCCGGTTCGGCGGGAGGCGGTGTCTCCGAGCCCGGCAAAGGCGGCGCGTCCACATCGGCGTCTGCGTCTGCGTCCACGTCGGCGTCCGCGTCCGCGAGCGCCTCGTCCGGTTCCGTGGGAGGTGCGGTGGAGGCGTGTGCCGCGGCCGGGCTCGAGGCTGCCGCGCGTCAGGCCGCCGATCGGCCCGACGGGACGGGGACCGGAGCCGTGGTCGTCGGGTTCACCAACGTCTCGGGGACGTCGTGCGTCCTCGGCGGGCACCCTTCGGTGGCCGGGGCCGGCAATGGTTCCCCGGAGCACAACTCCCCGCTGGCGGTGACGCGTACCGGTTCGGCGCCCTCGGTGCGGGTGGCTCCGGGTGGCACGGCGTGGGTGAAGCTGACCTTCGTCCAGGTCCAGGGTGAGGGCGACGGCTACTGCGTGTCCGGCGCCGATCCCGTGGTGTACCCCACCCTGGTGGTCGGGCTTCCCGGCGCCGGGAAGCACCAAGTCGCGCTGGACGACGGCGTGTTCGCCGAGTGCGACGACACGGTGACCGCCACGGCCGTGTCCTTGGCCAAGCCTTCCTGA
- a CDS encoding FMN-dependent NADH-azoreductase codes for MATLLHIDSSVFTGEASASRAVTDAFRKTWQEQHPDGTVIYRDLAAHPVPHITADAHTAGFADPAAHTPEQAAAFADRLKLIEELEQADAVLIGAPMYNYTIPSTLKAWLDSVILLGRTAGETPSAKGTPVTVVASRGGSYAPGTPREPYEYVQNYLTAVLADALALELDFIVPELTMAPHMPALSELLPLFEASRNRALQDAATKAKALAERFAA; via the coding sequence ATGGCCACCCTGTTGCACATCGACTCGTCCGTCTTCACCGGCGAGGCGTCCGCCTCCCGTGCCGTGACGGACGCCTTCCGCAAGACGTGGCAGGAGCAGCACCCCGACGGCACGGTGATCTACCGCGACCTCGCCGCGCATCCCGTCCCGCACATCACCGCCGACGCGCACACCGCCGGCTTCGCGGATCCGGCCGCCCACACGCCCGAGCAGGCGGCGGCCTTCGCCGACCGGCTGAAGCTGATCGAGGAGCTGGAGCAGGCGGACGCGGTGCTCATCGGCGCCCCGATGTACAACTACACGATTCCGTCGACCCTCAAGGCGTGGCTGGACAGCGTGATCCTGTTGGGTCGCACGGCGGGCGAGACCCCCTCCGCCAAGGGCACCCCGGTCACCGTCGTGGCCAGCCGCGGCGGTTCGTACGCACCGGGCACCCCGCGCGAGCCCTACGAGTACGTCCAGAACTACCTGACGGCGGTCCTCGCCGACGCCCTCGCGCTCGAGCTGGACTTCATCGTTCCCGAGCTCACGATGGCCCCGCACATGCCGGCCCTGTCCGAGTTGCTGCCGCTCTTCGAGGCCTCCCGCAACCGCGCCCTCCAGGACGCGGCCACGAAGGCGAAGGCCCTGGCCGAGCGCTTCGCCGCGTAA
- a CDS encoding lamin tail domain-containing protein translates to MQGDFVSVSASVTARRLAAAALAAGAVVAVVTLPASAADHARPGRSQVEISAVQYDSPGPEDRSNRSLNKEWVELTNTKRHSVNLDGWTLRGEDGRKFTFRHYRLEGRATVRIHTGEGRDTRTDLYQDRRNYAWDNRSDTATLRNDHGRFVDDESWGRGRHHGGDNRHHGGDNRHHDGDNRHHGGNDRHHDGDNRHHGGNDRHHGGNDRHHGGNDRHHGGNDRH, encoded by the coding sequence ATGCAGGGGGACTTTGTGTCCGTTTCCGCATCTGTCACCGCCCGCCGTCTGGCCGCTGCCGCGCTCGCGGCCGGCGCCGTGGTCGCGGTGGTGACGCTGCCCGCGTCCGCCGCCGACCACGCGCGCCCCGGCCGCTCGCAGGTGGAGATCTCAGCCGTGCAGTACGACTCCCCCGGACCGGAGGACCGCTCCAACCGCTCCCTGAACAAGGAGTGGGTGGAGCTCACCAACACCAAGCGTCACTCGGTCAACCTCGACGGCTGGACCCTGCGAGGAGAAGACGGCCGTAAGTTCACCTTCCGCCACTACCGCCTGGAGGGCCGCGCCACGGTCCGGATCCACACCGGTGAGGGCCGCGACACCCGCACGGACCTCTACCAGGACCGCCGCAACTACGCGTGGGACAACCGTTCCGACACCGCCACCCTGCGCAACGACCACGGCCGCTTCGTCGACGACGAGTCCTGGGGCCGCGGCCGTCACCACGGTGGCGACAACCGTCACCACGGTGGCGACAACCGTCACCACGACGGCGACAACCGCCACCACGGTGGGAACGACCGCCACCACGACGGCGACAACCGCCACCACGGTGGGAACGACCGCCACCACGGTGGGAACGACCGCCACCACGGTGGGAACGACCGCCACCACGGTGGGAACGACCGCCACTGA
- a CDS encoding SPFH domain-containing protein, with amino-acid sequence MFGYRVPAPDEAMLISGGRRGLGGAPFRVVTGHGKFVLPVFRKVRFLTLSMCESEVTETCVTRQGIALHVRAVIAFKVGNDHESVINAGQRFLSDQEQMSVLTGRIFAGHLRAIIGSMTVEEIVTERQKLAAEVLDTSKTEMAKIGLTVDSLQIQSIDDGDTGYIDAMSAPHKAAIQRQAQIAQAQATQAAAQAEQAAAREQAEYARQTAIVKAEYSAEVDRAQAQAAQAGPLAQAHAQQEVLAVQTELAQRQAKLRQQQLVAEIVKPAEAEAERVRILAAAEAQRMKIQAEAAASYDRVALDRMLIDQLPQIVKEAAGGLAGANVNVLNGADGLGEIAAGLVSQGLTILDSVRQNLNGQDSDGRRPAEREDNGLLQLPIGKEPKAKDGRVDVD; translated from the coding sequence ATGTTCGGATACCGCGTCCCCGCCCCCGACGAGGCGATGTTGATCTCGGGAGGCAGGCGGGGACTGGGGGGCGCGCCGTTTCGAGTGGTGACGGGGCACGGCAAGTTCGTGCTCCCCGTCTTTCGGAAGGTCCGGTTCCTCACCCTGTCCATGTGCGAGTCCGAGGTCACCGAGACGTGTGTGACCAGGCAGGGCATCGCGTTGCACGTCCGCGCGGTCATCGCTTTCAAGGTCGGCAACGATCACGAAAGCGTCATCAACGCTGGCCAGCGGTTCCTCTCCGACCAGGAGCAGATGTCGGTGCTCACCGGCCGGATCTTCGCCGGCCACCTGCGGGCCATCATCGGCTCGATGACCGTCGAGGAGATCGTCACCGAGCGGCAGAAGCTCGCCGCGGAGGTCCTGGACACCTCCAAGACCGAGATGGCGAAGATCGGCCTGACCGTCGATTCCCTTCAGATCCAGTCGATCGACGACGGCGACACCGGCTACATCGACGCGATGTCCGCGCCGCACAAGGCGGCCATCCAGCGGCAGGCCCAGATCGCCCAGGCCCAGGCCACGCAGGCCGCGGCCCAGGCGGAGCAGGCGGCGGCCCGCGAGCAGGCCGAGTACGCCCGACAGACCGCCATCGTCAAGGCGGAGTACTCGGCCGAGGTGGACCGCGCCCAGGCGCAGGCCGCGCAGGCCGGACCACTGGCGCAGGCACACGCCCAGCAGGAGGTGCTGGCCGTCCAGACGGAGCTGGCCCAGCGCCAGGCCAAGCTGCGCCAGCAGCAGCTGGTGGCCGAGATCGTGAAGCCCGCCGAGGCTGAGGCGGAGCGAGTGAGGATTCTCGCGGCTGCCGAGGCGCAGCGGATGAAGATCCAGGCAGAGGCGGCGGCCTCGTACGACCGGGTCGCACTCGACCGGATGCTGATCGACCAGCTTCCGCAGATCGTCAAGGAGGCCGCCGGCGGTCTCGCCGGCGCCAACGTCAATGTCCTCAACGGCGCGGACGGCCTCGGCGAGATCGCCGCCGGCCTGGTGTCCCAGGGCCTGACGATCCTCGACTCGGTCCGACAGAACCTGAACGGCCAGGACTCCGACGGCCGCCGACCCGCGGAGAGGGAGGACAACGGCCTGCTTCAACTGCCCATCGGCAAGGAGCCGAAGGCGAAGGACGGTCGGGTGGACGTCGACTAG
- a CDS encoding DUF5335 family protein, with the protein MAGTETLDRSTWETALNQMTEEHQGEFVTIEVLDPEVGHQYAANRLPFATIVYDPKDDVVAVSVGGRSPRYPVVLRHLVWHPREIDVATQDIPEPAVRTVDKDGTATLITFFPQESGTES; encoded by the coding sequence ATGGCCGGCACCGAAACGCTCGACCGCAGCACCTGGGAGACCGCCCTCAACCAGATGACCGAGGAACACCAGGGGGAGTTCGTCACCATCGAGGTACTGGACCCCGAGGTCGGGCACCAGTACGCAGCCAACCGGCTGCCCTTCGCCACCATCGTGTACGACCCGAAGGACGACGTAGTGGCCGTCTCCGTCGGTGGACGGTCGCCGCGCTACCCCGTCGTCCTGCGGCACCTGGTGTGGCACCCCAGGGAGATCGACGTCGCCACGCAGGACATTCCCGAGCCGGCGGTCCGGACAGTCGACAAGGACGGCACCGCCACGCTCATCACCTTCTTCCCCCAGGAGTCCGGCACGGAGTCTTGA
- a CDS encoding IclR family transcriptional regulator C-terminal domain-containing protein encodes MPASPTMDSDESAEPDTGAEPTEADSLGGGVGGDTRAGAPGAAGTVVGAEADTPTGSGEAAAPEAADARTGAAETAVPSRAVPSKADAVPTAADAVPTAADAVPAAADAVPAEAVTPLIRGIAVLRELTEAGGTLSLSGLERATGLARSTVDRITSTLARMGYVRLDGRDAVLAPRVMELGNAYLAALRLPALLAAHADALADELDESVSLAVADGDGIRFIHQATRRRAMSLSFRIGDLLPAERTAPGPLFAAEWTDEEWRRWRERRATDPRDQSFPAVPPREHASPDGDFERRATDAREDGWALDDQLIEPGLVAVSMPVRDPRTGRTACVASVVSHTSRHTAPNLRDTLLPRLRTAVTQMETDLTTASSTPSASSTSSAPSGLATWTGASKQELGREFIESLARGLTILTAFDEGRASPTLTEVARATGLARATARRALITYEHLGLVRQGENRTFLLTPAVLSLGFPPASRTSLPVIATPHLEDLAARIQESASLAILTPSGEEIQYTARAATTRVMSVNITVGTRLPAHATSLGRVLLADAEQNYALVDGELEEGLRAIAVPVRDRTGRAVAAANVTVHAARHTAAECVENILPELMTTVGRIEAELRVAGRFTRVPTT; translated from the coding sequence ATGCCCGCCTCCCCCACGATGGACTCCGACGAGAGCGCCGAGCCGGATACCGGTGCGGAGCCGACCGAGGCCGACAGCCTCGGCGGCGGGGTGGGAGGGGACACCCGGGCGGGGGCGCCTGGCGCGGCGGGCACGGTCGTAGGGGCGGAGGCCGATACCCCGACGGGATCGGGGGAAGCCGCCGCACCGGAGGCGGCCGACGCCCGGACGGGAGCGGCGGAGACCGCCGTACCCTCGAGGGCCGTACCGTCGAAGGCCGATGCCGTACCAACGGCAGCCGATGCCGTACCAACGGCAGCCGATGCCGTACCGGCGGCAGCCGATGCCGTACCGGCGGAAGCCGTGACACCCCTGATCCGGGGAATCGCCGTACTGCGGGAACTGACCGAGGCGGGCGGGACGCTGAGTCTGAGCGGGCTGGAGCGGGCGACCGGCCTCGCCCGCTCCACGGTCGACCGGATCACGTCCACCCTCGCGCGCATGGGCTACGTCCGTCTGGACGGCCGGGACGCGGTCCTCGCCCCCCGGGTCATGGAGCTGGGCAACGCCTACCTGGCCGCCCTGCGCCTGCCCGCGCTGCTGGCCGCACACGCGGACGCCCTCGCGGACGAACTGGACGAGTCGGTATCGCTGGCGGTCGCCGACGGCGACGGAATCCGCTTCATCCACCAGGCCACCCGCCGCCGCGCGATGTCCCTGAGCTTCCGCATCGGCGACCTGCTCCCCGCCGAACGCACCGCGCCGGGCCCGCTGTTCGCGGCGGAGTGGACGGACGAGGAGTGGCGCAGGTGGCGCGAGCGGCGAGCGACGGACCCGAGAGACCAGAGTTTTCCTGCCGTACCACCACGCGAACACGCCTCACCGGACGGCGACTTCGAACGACGTGCCACCGACGCACGGGAGGACGGCTGGGCGCTGGACGACCAGCTGATCGAACCGGGTCTGGTGGCCGTCTCCATGCCGGTACGGGACCCGCGGACCGGCCGAACGGCCTGCGTGGCAAGCGTGGTGAGCCACACGAGCCGCCACACGGCGCCGAACCTGCGCGACACCCTGCTGCCCCGGCTGCGGACGGCGGTGACACAGATGGAAACGGACCTGACGACGGCCTCCTCGACCCCATCGGCCTCCTCGACCTCCTCGGCACCATCGGGCCTGGCGACCTGGACGGGTGCGTCGAAGCAGGAACTCGGCAGGGAGTTCATCGAGTCCCTGGCCCGTGGCCTGACGATCCTGACCGCCTTCGACGAGGGAAGGGCGTCGCCGACGCTGACGGAGGTGGCCAGGGCGACCGGCCTGGCCCGCGCGACGGCACGCAGGGCACTGATCACGTATGAGCATCTGGGCCTGGTGCGACAGGGCGAGAACCGCACGTTCCTGCTGACCCCCGCGGTCCTGTCCCTGGGCTTCCCACCCGCCTCCCGGACGTCTCTCCCCGTGATCGCGACCCCGCACCTGGAGGACCTGGCCGCGCGTATCCAGGAGTCGGCATCGCTGGCGATCCTGACCCCGTCGGGCGAGGAGATCCAGTACACGGCCCGGGCGGCCACGACCCGCGTCATGAGCGTCAACATCACGGTCGGCACCCGACTGCCCGCCCACGCGACCTCACTCGGGCGAGTACTGCTGGCGGACGCGGAGCAGAACTACGCCCTGGTCGACGGAGAACTGGAGGAGGGCCTGCGCGCGATCGCGGTCCCGGTCCGCGACCGCACGGGCAGGGCCGTCGCCGCGGCGAACGTCACCGTCCACGCGGCCCGGCACACAGCGGCGGAATGCGTCGAGAACATCCTCCCGGAACTGATGACGACGGTCGGCCGCATCGAGGCCGAGCTCCGAGTCGCAGGCCGCTTCACCCGCGTACCCACGACCTGA
- a CDS encoding M6 family metalloprotease domain-containing protein — MQPQPEGPRGPHRRRIRPRRVAALASVTLLTLAVSTSAGTGHLSPGSTVAGAGPISLARSPALSPCMMTSGPTVQMSEGVPTSGGYSRSTGTVRALTLMVDFSDAPGHGNALDRFHEFFPQTQQWFRTSSYGRLDYRPETPIPTWLRMPKPFEAYGIERGAAFDPGYRRLVQDIVATADPKVDFRSYDFLNVLITPNAGPSALDTVLSVTFAGNPEAPVADGVPVANASFVYSRQDDGSGSYDQTGYRVLPHENGHVFGLPDLYTQEGGGAVGHWDIMSEDWGANNDLLGWHKWKLGWLDASQVHCAATPGTTEYTLTPLARAGGVKLLVVPAGTRTGYAVELRTREGNDETVCRPGVLIYKVDADVDTGMGPVTVYDSRRDSGGCTRSPNVHAELSDAPFAPGEDFNDPRKGLRITVAGADLKGNYRVLVTRR, encoded by the coding sequence ATGCAGCCGCAGCCTGAGGGACCCCGCGGGCCGCACCGCCGTCGGATACGCCCGCGGCGTGTGGCCGCCCTCGCCTCCGTGACCCTGCTGACCCTGGCGGTCAGCACCTCGGCCGGAACCGGACACCTCTCCCCGGGCTCCACGGTGGCCGGAGCGGGGCCGATCTCCCTGGCCCGCTCCCCCGCGCTGAGCCCCTGCATGATGACCAGCGGCCCGACCGTCCAGATGTCCGAGGGCGTCCCGACATCCGGCGGCTACTCCCGCTCCACGGGCACCGTCCGCGCCCTCACCCTGATGGTCGACTTCTCCGACGCCCCCGGCCACGGCAACGCGCTCGACCGCTTCCACGAGTTCTTCCCGCAGACCCAGCAGTGGTTCCGCACCAGTTCCTACGGCCGTCTCGACTACCGCCCCGAGACACCGATACCCACCTGGCTGCGCATGCCCAAGCCGTTCGAGGCGTACGGCATAGAGCGCGGCGCGGCCTTCGACCCCGGCTACCGCCGGCTGGTCCAGGACATCGTGGCCACGGCCGATCCGAAGGTCGACTTCCGCTCGTACGACTTCCTCAACGTGCTGATCACCCCGAACGCCGGCCCGTCCGCGCTGGACACGGTCCTGTCGGTCACCTTCGCCGGCAACCCGGAGGCCCCGGTCGCCGACGGCGTCCCGGTGGCGAACGCCTCCTTCGTCTACTCCCGCCAGGACGACGGCTCCGGCTCCTACGACCAGACCGGCTACCGGGTCCTTCCGCACGAGAACGGCCACGTCTTCGGCCTGCCCGACCTCTACACCCAGGAAGGCGGGGGCGCCGTCGGCCACTGGGACATCATGAGCGAGGACTGGGGCGCCAACAACGACCTGCTCGGCTGGCACAAATGGAAGCTGGGCTGGCTGGACGCCTCGCAGGTGCACTGCGCGGCAACGCCGGGCACGACCGAGTACACGCTGACACCACTGGCCCGGGCCGGCGGAGTGAAGCTGCTCGTGGTCCCGGCCGGCACCCGCACCGGGTACGCCGTCGAACTGCGCACCCGCGAGGGCAACGACGAGACGGTGTGCCGCCCCGGCGTACTGATCTACAAGGTCGACGCGGACGTCGACACCGGAATGGGACCCGTGACGGTGTACGACTCCCGCCGCGACAGCGGCGGCTGCACCCGCAGCCCGAACGTCCACGCGGAACTCTCCGACGCCCCCTTCGCCCCCGGCGAGGACTTCAACGACCCGAGAAAGGGCCTCCGCATCACGGTCGCGGGCGCCGACCTCAAGGGCAACTACCGGGTGTTGGTGACGCGGAGGTAG
- a CDS encoding TetR/AcrR family transcriptional regulator — translation MQTAPAVQRKVTRPRADALRNRERIVTAAQEMFVEFGPDVPLDEIARRAGVGNATVYRNFPDRDALVREVVCSVMDRTSEAAEQGLAETGDAFEALERFVHAAADERISALCPMVASTFDQNHPDLEAARRRVEQLVEELMDRAKTAGRLRTDVGVGDVLVAVAQLSRPPAGTACLSADRFVHRHLQLFLDGLRAPARSVLPGTAATMEDLRQA, via the coding sequence GTGCAGACCGCACCCGCCGTGCAGCGAAAGGTCACCCGGCCGCGCGCCGACGCGCTGCGCAACCGGGAGCGGATCGTCACCGCCGCCCAGGAGATGTTCGTCGAGTTCGGCCCTGACGTGCCGCTCGACGAGATCGCCCGCCGGGCTGGCGTCGGCAACGCCACGGTGTACCGCAACTTCCCGGACCGCGATGCTCTGGTCCGCGAGGTCGTCTGCTCGGTCATGGACCGTACGTCGGAGGCCGCCGAGCAGGGGCTCGCGGAAACCGGCGACGCCTTCGAGGCGCTGGAGCGCTTCGTGCACGCCGCCGCCGACGAGCGGATCAGCGCGCTGTGCCCGATGGTCGCCAGCACCTTCGACCAGAACCACCCCGACCTGGAGGCCGCGCGCCGGCGCGTCGAGCAGCTCGTCGAGGAACTCATGGACCGGGCGAAGACGGCCGGTCGACTCCGTACCGACGTGGGGGTGGGCGACGTGCTGGTCGCCGTGGCCCAGCTCAGCCGGCCCCCGGCCGGCACCGCCTGCCTCAGCGCCGACCGCTTCGTACACCGACACCTGCAGCTGTTCCTGGACGGACTGCGGGCCCCGGCCCGCTCCGTCCTGCCGGGAACAGCCGCGACCATGGAGGATCTGCGTCAAGCCTGA
- a CDS encoding MFS transporter: MSETAVKAHGVADAHANRWKALTFIALAQLMVVLDATIVNIALPSAQQDLGISDGNRQWVITAYALAFGGLLLFGGRIADLWGRKRTFVAGLIGFAAASAIGGAATNEAMMLGARALQGAFGALLAPAALSLLAVMFTEPKERAKAFGIYGAIAGGGGAVGFILGGVLTEYMDWRWTFFVNIPFAIIAASGAYFVIREPAGGRNRSPLDIPGVILSVLGLVTLVYAFTRAESDGWGDSTTVGLFVASAVLLAAFAVTESKVKAPLLPLRVITERNRGGVYLSLGLAIIAMFGLFLFLTYYLQIVKGYSPVKTGFAFLPMIGGMMVGSTQIGTRLMTRVAPRLLMGPGFLVAAFGMLFLTQLEIGSSYSGVILPGMVLLGLGMGTAFMPAMSLATFGIEPRDAGVASAMVNTSQQVGGAIGTALLNTIAASATTSYIKDHIAGAGSKTQQQLVQLEGQVHGYTNAIWFAVGILVLAATIAATLINTGRPGSTTVAGSAEGVEDELAVPVAMH; the protein is encoded by the coding sequence ATGTCTGAAACAGCCGTAAAGGCTCACGGCGTCGCCGACGCCCATGCCAACCGCTGGAAAGCGCTCACGTTCATCGCGCTCGCCCAGCTGATGGTCGTCCTCGACGCGACCATCGTGAACATCGCGCTGCCCTCCGCCCAGCAGGACCTGGGTATCTCGGACGGCAACCGGCAGTGGGTCATCACGGCCTACGCCCTCGCCTTCGGCGGTCTGCTGCTCTTCGGCGGTCGCATCGCCGACCTGTGGGGCCGCAAGCGCACCTTCGTCGCCGGTCTGATCGGCTTCGCCGCCGCGTCCGCCATCGGTGGCGCGGCCACGAACGAGGCGATGATGCTCGGCGCCCGCGCCCTCCAGGGTGCGTTCGGCGCACTGCTCGCGCCCGCCGCGCTCTCGCTGCTCGCAGTGATGTTCACGGAGCCCAAGGAGCGCGCCAAGGCGTTCGGCATCTACGGCGCGATCGCCGGTGGTGGCGGCGCCGTGGGATTCATCCTCGGCGGCGTGCTCACCGAGTACATGGACTGGCGCTGGACGTTCTTCGTGAACATCCCGTTCGCGATCATCGCGGCCTCCGGCGCGTACTTCGTCATCCGTGAGCCGGCCGGTGGCCGCAACCGCTCGCCGCTCGACATCCCCGGCGTCATCCTCTCCGTGCTCGGTCTGGTCACGCTCGTCTACGCCTTCACCCGCGCCGAGTCCGACGGCTGGGGCGACTCCACGACGGTCGGCCTGTTCGTCGCCTCCGCGGTGCTGCTCGCCGCGTTCGCCGTCACCGAGTCCAAGGTCAAGGCCCCGCTGCTGCCCCTGCGCGTCATCACCGAGCGCAACCGCGGCGGCGTCTACCTCTCGCTCGGACTCGCGATCATCGCGATGTTCGGCCTGTTCCTCTTCCTGACGTACTACCTGCAGATCGTGAAGGGCTACTCGCCGGTCAAGACCGGCTTCGCCTTCCTGCCGATGATCGGCGGCATGATGGTGGGCTCCACGCAGATCGGCACCCGCCTGATGACCCGCGTCGCACCGCGCCTGCTGATGGGCCCGGGCTTCCTGGTCGCCGCGTTCGGCATGCTGTTCCTGACCCAGCTGGAGATCGGCTCCTCGTACTCCGGCGTGATCCTGCCGGGCATGGTGCTGCTCGGTCTCGGCATGGGTACGGCGTTCATGCCCGCCATGTCCCTGGCCACGTTCGGCATCGAGCCGCGTGACGCCGGTGTCGCCTCCGCGATGGTCAACACCTCGCAGCAGGTGGGCGGCGCGATCGGTACGGCCCTGCTGAACACGATCGCCGCCTCGGCGACGACCTCGTACATCAAGGACCACATCGCCGGCGCCGGCTCGAAGACCCAGCAGCAGCTGGTTCAGCTGGAGGGACAGGTGCACGGTTACACCAACGCCATCTGGTTCGCCGTAGGGATCCTGGTGCTCGCCGCGACGATCGCCGCGACGCTCATCAACACCGGCCGCCCGGGCAGCACCACGGTGGCGGGTTCCGCGGAGGGCGTCGAGGACGAGCTGGCAGTGCCGGTCGCCATGCACTGA
- a CDS encoding MarR family winged helix-turn-helix transcriptional regulator: MNTASTSAEEPRWLTDEEQRVWRSYIDASTLLEDHLDRQLQRDAGMPHIYYGLLVKLAESPDRRLRMTELAMMAKITRSRLSHAVARLERNGWVRREDCPSDKRGQFAVLTDEGADVLRRTAPGHVTAVRQAVFERLTPEQQKSLGEIMQILAEGLQPNGAGADLPWLR, translated from the coding sequence ATGAACACGGCATCCACATCCGCTGAAGAGCCTCGCTGGCTCACTGACGAGGAGCAGCGCGTCTGGCGCTCCTACATCGACGCCTCCACCCTGCTCGAGGACCATCTCGACCGCCAGCTTCAGCGCGACGCGGGCATGCCGCACATCTACTACGGCCTGCTGGTCAAGCTCGCCGAGTCCCCTGACCGCCGGCTGCGGATGACCGAGCTCGCCATGATGGCCAAGATCACCCGGTCCCGTCTCTCCCACGCCGTCGCGCGCCTGGAGCGGAACGGCTGGGTGCGCCGCGAGGACTGCCCCTCCGACAAGCGGGGCCAGTTCGCCGTACTGACCGACGAGGGGGCCGACGTCCTGCGGCGGACCGCCCCGGGCCACGTGACCGCCGTACGGCAGGCGGTGTTCGAGCGGCTCACCCCGGAACAGCAGAAGTCCCTCGGCGAGATCATGCAGATCCTCGCCGAGGGACTCCAGCCGAACGGAGCGGGTGCGGACCTGCCCTGGCTCCGCTGA